From the genome of Edaphobacter dinghuensis, one region includes:
- a CDS encoding AtpZ/AtpI family protein — translation MADDRAQDGKGTGAKGPLGDLVKAESMIQLAIALPAGCLIGWLIGAWLDKHFHQSWISIAGIVLGAIAGFVQIFTTAARFLKNSK, via the coding sequence ATGGCGGATGACAGAGCACAAGACGGCAAAGGCACGGGCGCCAAGGGTCCTCTGGGAGACCTGGTAAAGGCCGAGTCGATGATTCAACTGGCGATTGCGCTGCCGGCAGGGTGCCTGATCGGCTGGCTGATCGGCGCGTGGCTCGATAAGCACTTTCACCAGAGCTGGATCTCGATCGCCGGGATCGTGCTGGGGGCAATCGCGGGGTTTGTGCAGATCTTTACGACCGCTGCGCGCTTTTTGAAGAACAGCAAATAG
- a CDS encoding ATP synthase subunit I codes for MTGINSYTDADFKRTIWSALRLLVIIVVVATPLVWWKAGWPSALLLLVGAVISGSGLFEWLRLMSAVMVRMDGGQTARPMAMVLVGFFVRLGIAVALLYVSLKYLNGSVYALAAGLALGVFALAVEGLRLMKAWTV; via the coding sequence GTGACGGGAATTAATAGCTATACGGACGCTGATTTCAAGCGGACGATATGGAGTGCGCTGCGGCTGCTGGTCATTATTGTTGTGGTCGCGACGCCGCTGGTCTGGTGGAAGGCGGGCTGGCCCAGCGCGCTGTTGCTGCTGGTGGGAGCGGTCATCTCAGGGTCGGGGCTGTTTGAGTGGCTGCGGCTGATGTCGGCGGTAATGGTGCGGATGGACGGGGGCCAGACGGCGCGGCCGATGGCGATGGTTTTGGTGGGATTCTTCGTGCGGTTGGGGATCGCGGTAGCCCTGCTTTATGTTAGCCTTAAGTATCTGAATGGTTCGGTCTATGCGCTCGCCGCTGGCCTTGCACTTGGGGTGTTTGCACTCGCGGTGGAAGGGTTGAGGCTTATGAAGGCGTGGACGGTTTAG
- the atpB gene encoding F0F1 ATP synthase subunit A, whose amino-acid sequence MPTQLLITRTLNAHFAGPVDSLLHALHIQPQYPAKPITNEFAMELLVFFGLLAYFIVVRLTLNVEKPAAFQHLAEMTHEFVSEQGEQIIGHGSERFTGYLTVLLLFILLCNLLGLIPGLESPTANVVVPLGFALVTFIYYHYHGARAHGFGYIKQFLGPVWWLYPLLLPIEIISHFARILSLTVRLYANMFAGDLLTIAFFSLVPIGVPLVFLGLHLGVAVVQAYVFFLLAAIYLSLAVAQDH is encoded by the coding sequence ATGCCAACACAGTTATTGATTACCAGAACTCTCAACGCGCACTTTGCCGGGCCGGTCGATTCGCTGCTTCATGCATTGCATATCCAGCCGCAGTATCCAGCCAAGCCGATTACGAACGAGTTTGCAATGGAGCTGCTGGTCTTCTTCGGGCTGTTGGCATACTTCATCGTGGTGCGGCTGACACTGAATGTCGAGAAACCGGCTGCGTTCCAGCACCTTGCCGAGATGACGCATGAGTTTGTATCGGAACAAGGCGAACAGATCATCGGACATGGCTCGGAGCGGTTTACCGGCTATCTGACAGTGCTGCTGCTGTTCATTCTGCTCTGCAACCTGCTGGGCCTGATTCCGGGGCTGGAGTCGCCGACGGCGAACGTCGTGGTGCCGCTGGGATTTGCGCTGGTTACATTTATCTACTACCACTATCACGGCGCTCGGGCGCACGGTTTTGGATATATCAAGCAGTTTCTGGGGCCGGTGTGGTGGCTGTACCCGCTACTGTTGCCGATTGAGATCATCTCTCACTTTGCGCGTATCCTTTCGCTGACCGTCCGTCTTTACGCCAATATGTTTGCAGGCGACCTGCTTACCATCGCGTTCTTCTCACTGGTGCCAATCGGCGTTCCCCTGGTGTTTCTGGGATTGCATCTTGGCGTGGCCGTGGTTCAGGCTTACGTGTTTTTCCTGCTTGCAGCGATCTACCTTTCGCTGGCAGTCGCGCAGGACCACTAA
- a CDS encoding ATP synthase F0 subunit C, which yields MRKLQYLFMSLAALLLATPAFAQEAAANSPAAQWVPLAAGLGMALAAGLCGIGQGKATASATEALARNPGARPGIFIFLILGLAFIESLALFTFVIIFLKVHA from the coding sequence ATGCGTAAGTTGCAATATCTGTTTATGTCGTTGGCCGCGTTGCTGCTTGCAACACCGGCTTTTGCACAGGAAGCTGCCGCAAACAGCCCCGCTGCCCAGTGGGTTCCGCTGGCCGCAGGTTTGGGCATGGCGCTCGCCGCTGGCCTTTGCGGTATCGGTCAGGGTAAGGCGACTGCCTCGGCAACCGAGGCTCTGGCGCGTAACCCGGGTGCTCGCCCTGGAATCTTCATCTTCCTGATTCTTGGTCTGGCGTTCATCGAGTCGCTCGCGCTGTTCACCTTCGTCATCATCTTCCTCAAGGTCCACGCATAA
- a CDS encoding sugar-binding domain-containing protein — MLENKLSRRQFLQTTASTAAAASLLPTLPALAEPRRAATDTYPENGALIPDEGWRLWIDEQAEWKNDAIFLPEDVRLDQLRVNAPTGGWQVLAHDAGKEVVLPTSVEQHFWGKYTHRSYTPEEYRYAADDPIPQNGAYFGVSWWYREIDIPASMQGKRIFLHIRGAHLRAEVYLNKKLVGYSIMEELPFECDLTHAADPGGLNIIAIRITNPFGRFDWVDGLNAQWGAVKLYRSHGFGALDRGMTLREVPLDDRIADAWVLNTAKAKTVQIHAQVELSYGVGPLAATNPIRKNLRVEITDSQGRTVPAAVSLSKLDADGRLLKYEFEVAADEAEIWDLDSPVLYHAKLTWTSHNGQTDLRTITFGFRWFAPSGLGTDAIFRLNGRRIKIYTSISWGYWGLNGMFPVPELAEKEVTQAKKFNLNCLNFHRNLAKEEVLRAHDRLGLLRYMEPGAGKMAIGKLPSNVQANAAGIVMEKPVSEADKFAQRYMFVKCVEMVKAYRSHPSVIEYCLQNEIGADLKNPDTIAVLEAMRAEDPSRCIVLNDGFVAPPRRAAQAWFEPYNPKLHRSDEEPWGGWWNQHQGAGDQWYDEFYKSPTDFTYRSPVHAQLSEFGEMEGCATPDNHSLMIHQITDTYKKYGGDSYDLKDHEEIVVAYDKFLDRWNFRKAFPVTEHLWLSIGSKCYDTWQNYLENARISDDLDFAAISGWESTAIENHSGIVDNLRNFKSDPEPISGTLMPVRPVAKQRAICTPLGGRAIFDLYLLNDTTKAVTGTLTFTMITPSGRRTTLTSLPAPQHVPDQFSYLLKESFETPALTEEGRYQFRFGLSSVPLATQSKDIWVADTKHPQKKRLSIAVSGITPALREQLASLPGITVHDFVAGERYDAIVSSGITAHVSSEQNAGDTTGLEAQPGTKKAVPGRKLEPGEVAASTQLGALANGILDAVRDGIPLFAIPQADTLSDGVAKELAATGAFTYKGAVGDFRAPWMGNWYFVRSHPLYEGLPVDQVMGIHYQAKGRQSNGLLVDGEGVEIVAAYSRDHDRNVGAGTFVTRLGSAKILYHRIPEFQPVLQQRFLANALAWLTTK; from the coding sequence ATGCTCGAAAATAAACTCTCTCGACGCCAATTTCTTCAGACTACCGCCTCCACTGCTGCGGCTGCCAGCCTTCTCCCTACGCTTCCTGCGCTCGCTGAACCGAGGAGAGCAGCGACCGATACCTATCCCGAAAATGGCGCGCTTATCCCCGATGAAGGATGGCGTCTCTGGATTGATGAGCAGGCCGAGTGGAAGAACGACGCGATCTTTCTGCCTGAAGATGTCCGCCTCGACCAACTGCGGGTCAACGCACCGACGGGCGGCTGGCAGGTGTTGGCTCATGATGCAGGAAAAGAGGTGGTACTGCCTACCAGCGTCGAGCAGCACTTCTGGGGGAAGTACACCCATCGTTCGTATACGCCGGAGGAGTACCGCTACGCCGCCGATGATCCTATCCCGCAGAACGGGGCTTACTTTGGGGTGTCGTGGTGGTATCGCGAGATCGACATTCCGGCTTCGATGCAGGGGAAGCGGATATTTCTTCACATTCGCGGAGCGCATCTTCGCGCTGAGGTTTATCTCAACAAGAAGCTCGTGGGCTACTCGATCATGGAGGAGCTGCCGTTCGAGTGCGATCTGACGCACGCAGCAGACCCCGGCGGCCTAAATATTATTGCCATCCGCATCACCAATCCTTTTGGACGCTTCGATTGGGTCGATGGGCTGAATGCTCAGTGGGGAGCGGTGAAGCTTTATCGATCGCATGGATTTGGGGCGCTTGATCGAGGGATGACCCTTCGTGAGGTACCTCTCGACGATAGAATCGCCGACGCCTGGGTTTTGAATACGGCTAAAGCAAAGACTGTTCAAATTCACGCACAAGTCGAACTTTCTTATGGTGTCGGACCCTTGGCTGCGACAAATCCTATCCGGAAAAACCTGAGAGTAGAGATTACCGATTCACAAGGGCGTACTGTACCGGCTGCAGTCTCTCTTTCGAAACTTGATGCAGATGGCCGTCTCCTCAAGTACGAGTTTGAGGTGGCGGCTGACGAAGCGGAGATTTGGGACTTAGATTCGCCTGTTTTGTATCATGCAAAACTCACATGGACTTCACACAACGGGCAAACTGATCTACGCACGATTACTTTCGGATTTCGCTGGTTTGCGCCATCCGGCCTTGGCACGGACGCCATCTTCCGGCTCAATGGACGACGCATAAAAATCTATACCTCGATCTCGTGGGGATATTGGGGGCTGAATGGAATGTTCCCTGTTCCGGAGTTGGCCGAAAAAGAAGTCACGCAGGCTAAGAAGTTCAACTTGAATTGCCTGAACTTCCATCGCAATCTGGCCAAGGAGGAGGTGCTGCGCGCCCACGACCGCCTCGGTCTGCTGCGCTATATGGAGCCGGGCGCAGGCAAGATGGCTATCGGCAAGCTGCCTTCGAATGTACAGGCCAATGCTGCCGGTATCGTGATGGAAAAGCCTGTTAGCGAGGCGGACAAATTTGCGCAGCGTTATATGTTCGTCAAATGCGTGGAGATGGTGAAGGCTTATCGTTCGCATCCCAGCGTGATCGAATATTGCCTGCAAAATGAGATCGGCGCGGACCTCAAGAATCCCGATACCATCGCTGTGCTGGAGGCGATGCGCGCGGAAGACCCCAGCCGCTGCATTGTGCTCAACGATGGCTTTGTGGCCCCGCCACGGCGTGCGGCGCAGGCGTGGTTTGAGCCGTATAACCCCAAGCTTCACCGCTCTGACGAAGAGCCATGGGGAGGCTGGTGGAATCAGCACCAGGGCGCGGGCGATCAATGGTACGACGAGTTCTACAAGTCACCCACCGATTTCACCTATCGCTCCCCTGTTCACGCGCAGCTATCGGAGTTCGGCGAGATGGAAGGCTGTGCCACGCCGGATAACCACTCGCTGATGATCCACCAGATTACGGACACCTATAAGAAGTATGGCGGCGACAGCTACGACCTGAAGGACCATGAAGAGATCGTTGTCGCCTACGACAAATTTCTTGATCGCTGGAACTTTCGCAAGGCCTTCCCTGTGACTGAGCATCTCTGGCTTTCGATTGGCTCAAAGTGCTACGACACATGGCAGAACTATCTTGAAAACGCTCGTATCTCCGATGATCTCGACTTCGCTGCTATCTCGGGCTGGGAATCGACGGCAATCGAGAATCACTCAGGCATTGTGGACAACCTGCGTAACTTCAAGTCTGATCCGGAGCCAATCTCAGGAACTCTGATGCCAGTGCGTCCGGTGGCCAAGCAGCGAGCCATCTGCACACCGCTTGGCGGTCGCGCCATCTTCGATCTTTACCTGCTAAATGACACGACGAAGGCTGTCACAGGCACGCTTACCTTCACGATGATTACACCCAGCGGCAGGCGCACCACGCTCACTTCCCTGCCCGCGCCACAACATGTTCCCGACCAGTTCAGTTATCTGCTCAAGGAATCTTTCGAAACTCCTGCGCTGACTGAGGAAGGGCGCTATCAGTTCAGATTTGGCCTGTCGTCTGTGCCGCTTGCCACCCAGAGCAAAGATATCTGGGTGGCTGATACGAAACATCCCCAGAAGAAGCGGCTTTCGATCGCAGTCTCAGGCATCACACCAGCACTGCGAGAGCAACTCGCCTCTCTGCCTGGAATCACCGTCCACGATTTCGTTGCTGGAGAGAGGTACGATGCCATCGTCTCCAGCGGAATCACGGCGCATGTCTCTTCAGAACAGAACGCCGGCGATACGACTGGTCTTGAAGCACAGCCGGGTACAAAGAAGGCTGTCCCCGGACGCAAACTTGAACCGGGCGAGGTTGCAGCCAGCACGCAGCTTGGAGCGCTTGCGAATGGGATTCTCGATGCCGTTCGCGACGGGATACCGCTCTTTGCGATTCCTCAGGCCGATACTCTCTCTGACGGCGTTGCTAAAGAGCTGGCCGCTACGGGTGCGTTTACCTATAAAGGAGCCGTCGGCGACTTCCGCGCGCCATGGATGGGCAATTGGTATTTCGTCCGAAGCCATCCTCTGTACGAAGGGCTGCCTGTCGATCAGGTGATGGGCATTCACTACCAGGCAAAGGGCCGTCAGTCGAATGGATTACTCGTCGATGGAGAGGGGGTCGAGATCGTTGCAGCCTATAGCCGCGACCACGACCGCAATGTCGGAGCAGGCACCTTCGTTACCCGGTTAGGATCGGCGAAGATCCTTTATCATCGCATTCCGGAGTTTCAGCCTGTGCTGCAGCAGCGCTTTCTAGCAAATGCACTGGCGTGGCTGACAACGAAGTAG
- the smc gene encoding chromosome segregation protein SMC, protein MLKLKKVQILGFKSFCDRTEVQLSGEGIAAIVGPNGCGKSNISDAITWVLGEQSAKSLRGIKMEDVIFAGTRDRKPTGMAEVSLTLVDPEVYDGASLGDEPEISIDENLPADWDEATLRQQRAEETEEAVAEAQPGTVIEGEAKGPQVVAPTADGNAEASAAANAANNVVLKIRRRKFGRAPVRAGELTITRRLFRSGDSEYLLNGKICRLRDIQDIFMGTGLGGESYAIIGQERIGQLLSSKPLDRRSIIEEAAGITRFKTKKRLAELRLESAKQNLSRVNDIFDEVTRQMTTLKRQAAKAERYGALRDELRTRLRVVLASRMSQLDVEQTATTEKVTILATQIDAQATTVEEMDAQHSEGIRTGYTLDQQIREAGAQANQSAVELERITARSAANADRIAELTGRLATGAEELTQAREQLAALSGELEQHRSFLENATAESTESREAAQLHQQQAQEAVRALASAEQQAEQNRRTTMQLVQRIGQTRNEQAQAEAALAGLDREAERLLSESEVARQELETLGLQRGQVKLSFESVTERLKRLEAEIADLRLQIEARRAEESQNKRRGDQLRGEVASLDGRRSSLEALIREHSYSTDTVRNIFKHNASNPGLQGTTPVGTLADFLEVDGQYENVVDEFLRDELNYIVVKSWDAADAGMNLLKTDVSGRATFLVHPNDAQANFPFSEGMTSAAQTTTAGIEGVVPLKNCVRVLDGFGKSLEVILPKLREGYVAPDSYTARTLALSNPQSFFLSPTGETFHNVTVTGGRPRAQGPLALKRELTEVQQKIEKAEHELAQTDLLTADLQHQIADLNATIENKTNERREAERESANSGAALRQMETETARIERRLADWSLTSERNRDARNQKSDLISRRQQEAASFEAERSTLEASLADIQAQLEELRGQREQLQQAAAAASADLAGLEERRRNAQANFDQTTRLYNGQSQRIQQLDQQLASAASEKLRREEETSALATQHTELTELRATAVAEGTRLTEEANALRAAMAELDGRLRTLRHETEVLREQRSGLTARAAKLASDIEHIEATCLNDLAVEATALREDTSIIRIEGDALITEEEESRALKQKLEAMGPVNMMALEEYNETTQRHGFLEAQRKDLLDSIENTQASIKEIDDVSRLKFDEAFKVINENFSTTFTKLFGGGQASMRLTDAENSAESGIDILASPPGKKLQNILLLSGGEKALTALSLLVGIFQFQPAPFCILDEVDAPLDETNVGRFAKLIADMSATTQFVVITHSKRTMSQADVIYGVTMQEPGVSKIVSVNLSRRAVA, encoded by the coding sequence TTGCTCAAGCTCAAGAAAGTTCAGATCCTCGGTTTCAAATCATTCTGCGACCGCACTGAGGTCCAGCTATCGGGCGAAGGCATTGCCGCCATCGTCGGTCCCAATGGTTGCGGAAAATCGAATATCTCCGACGCCATTACATGGGTGCTTGGCGAGCAGTCGGCGAAATCGCTGCGCGGTATCAAGATGGAAGACGTCATCTTTGCCGGTACGCGAGACCGTAAACCGACGGGCATGGCAGAGGTATCGCTCACGCTGGTTGACCCCGAGGTATACGACGGGGCGAGCCTGGGCGATGAGCCGGAGATCTCCATCGATGAAAACCTGCCAGCCGACTGGGACGAGGCCACACTTCGCCAGCAGCGCGCTGAAGAGACCGAAGAGGCCGTAGCTGAAGCGCAGCCGGGAACCGTCATCGAAGGCGAAGCCAAAGGACCGCAGGTTGTAGCCCCAACCGCAGATGGCAATGCCGAAGCGTCAGCCGCTGCCAATGCTGCCAATAATGTTGTCCTCAAGATTCGTCGGCGCAAATTTGGCCGGGCCCCGGTTCGCGCAGGTGAACTCACGATTACCCGACGACTGTTTCGGTCGGGAGACTCCGAATATCTTCTCAACGGCAAGATCTGCCGCCTTCGTGATATTCAGGACATCTTCATGGGCACGGGCCTGGGCGGCGAATCCTACGCCATCATCGGGCAGGAGCGCATCGGCCAGTTGCTCAGCTCCAAGCCGCTCGATCGCCGCAGCATTATTGAAGAGGCCGCCGGCATTACTCGCTTCAAGACCAAGAAGCGTCTTGCGGAGCTTCGTCTCGAATCTGCCAAGCAGAACCTGTCACGCGTCAACGACATCTTCGATGAAGTAACGCGGCAGATGACTACGCTCAAGCGACAGGCGGCGAAGGCAGAGCGCTATGGCGCGCTTCGGGATGAACTTCGCACGAGGCTTCGCGTGGTGCTTGCCAGCCGCATGTCGCAGCTTGATGTCGAGCAGACCGCCACAACCGAAAAGGTAACCATTCTTGCTACGCAGATCGATGCGCAGGCCACCACCGTCGAGGAGATGGATGCCCAGCACAGCGAAGGCATCCGTACCGGCTACACGCTCGATCAGCAGATTCGCGAGGCCGGTGCACAGGCGAATCAATCTGCCGTGGAACTCGAGCGCATCACGGCGCGCTCCGCTGCCAATGCCGACCGCATCGCTGAATTAACTGGACGTCTTGCAACCGGCGCTGAGGAGCTGACACAGGCTCGCGAACAACTCGCCGCGTTGAGCGGAGAGCTGGAACAACATCGCAGCTTTCTTGAAAACGCCACTGCCGAATCTACGGAATCGCGCGAGGCCGCACAACTTCACCAACAACAGGCGCAGGAAGCTGTACGTGCATTGGCATCTGCCGAGCAACAAGCCGAACAGAACCGCAGAACAACGATGCAGTTGGTGCAGCGAATCGGACAGACTCGTAATGAGCAGGCGCAGGCCGAGGCGGCATTGGCCGGGCTCGATCGCGAGGCCGAGCGCTTGCTCTCGGAGTCCGAGGTCGCGCGACAGGAACTGGAAACTCTTGGCCTTCAGCGCGGACAGGTCAAGCTGTCATTCGAGTCTGTTACCGAGCGACTCAAACGCCTTGAAGCCGAGATTGCAGATCTGCGCTTGCAGATCGAGGCACGCCGCGCCGAAGAGTCACAGAACAAGCGTCGCGGCGACCAACTTCGTGGAGAGGTGGCGAGCCTTGATGGGCGGCGTAGCTCGCTTGAGGCGCTTATCCGCGAGCACAGCTATTCCACCGACACAGTTCGGAATATCTTCAAGCACAACGCCAGCAATCCGGGGCTTCAAGGGACAACGCCTGTAGGTACGCTTGCAGATTTTCTTGAAGTCGATGGGCAATATGAGAACGTCGTTGATGAGTTTCTTCGCGACGAGCTGAATTACATCGTCGTCAAGAGCTGGGATGCCGCTGACGCGGGTATGAACCTGCTGAAGACCGATGTCAGCGGACGCGCTACCTTTCTGGTTCACCCTAACGATGCGCAGGCAAACTTCCCCTTTTCCGAAGGCATGACCAGCGCTGCACAGACCACCACCGCAGGGATTGAAGGCGTTGTTCCGCTCAAAAATTGCGTGCGTGTTCTGGATGGCTTCGGCAAGTCGCTCGAAGTAATTCTGCCCAAGCTTCGTGAGGGTTATGTCGCGCCGGACTCTTACACGGCGCGGACACTCGCACTGTCGAATCCGCAATCTTTCTTTCTCTCGCCCACTGGTGAGACCTTCCATAACGTCACCGTCACCGGTGGACGTCCGCGTGCACAAGGCCCATTGGCTTTGAAGCGCGAGCTGACCGAGGTGCAGCAGAAGATCGAGAAGGCAGAACATGAATTAGCGCAGACAGATCTGTTGACTGCCGATCTTCAGCACCAGATCGCCGATCTCAACGCCACAATCGAAAACAAGACCAATGAGCGTCGCGAGGCTGAGCGCGAGTCAGCCAACTCCGGTGCGGCCCTGCGCCAGATGGAGACCGAGACTGCGCGCATTGAGCGCCGACTGGCCGATTGGTCGCTTACCAGCGAACGCAACCGCGACGCGCGCAATCAGAAGTCTGACCTCATCTCTCGTCGCCAGCAGGAGGCCGCTTCGTTCGAGGCCGAACGGTCAACACTGGAGGCTTCGCTGGCCGATATCCAGGCACAACTTGAAGAGTTGCGTGGCCAGCGCGAACAGCTGCAACAGGCAGCAGCAGCAGCTTCAGCCGATCTTGCCGGACTCGAAGAGCGCCGCCGTAACGCACAAGCCAACTTTGATCAGACGACGCGGCTCTACAATGGCCAGAGCCAGCGTATTCAGCAGCTCGATCAGCAGCTTGCATCCGCTGCATCAGAAAAGCTCCGCCGCGAAGAAGAGACTTCCGCTCTCGCAACGCAACACACCGAGTTGACCGAGCTTCGTGCTACCGCAGTAGCCGAAGGCACTCGCCTGACTGAAGAAGCCAATGCGCTCCGCGCTGCTATGGCCGAACTTGACGGACGGCTGCGCACGCTCCGTCATGAAACCGAAGTGTTGCGCGAACAGCGCTCCGGGCTCACCGCCCGCGCTGCAAAACTTGCCTCCGATATTGAGCACATTGAAGCCACCTGCTTGAATGATCTCGCTGTCGAAGCCACTGCCCTACGCGAAGATACAAGTATTATCCGCATCGAAGGCGATGCTCTCATCACTGAAGAAGAAGAGTCTCGCGCCTTGAAGCAAAAACTCGAAGCGATGGGCCCGGTCAATATGATGGCTCTCGAAGAGTACAACGAAACTACGCAGCGGCATGGCTTCCTTGAAGCTCAACGCAAGGACCTGCTTGACTCCATCGAGAACACGCAAGCATCGATCAAGGAGATCGACGACGTCTCCCGTCTCAAGTTCGATGAAGCCTTCAAGGTCATTAACGAGAACTTCAGTACGACCTTCACCAAGCTCTTCGGCGGCGGCCAGGCTTCGATGCGACTCACCGATGCAGAAAACTCGGCTGAGAGCGGGATTGATATTCTTGCCTCACCTCCGGGCAAGAAGCTGCAGAACATTCTTTTGCTCTCGGGAGGCGAAAAGGCGCTTACTGCCCTCTCATTGCTTGTGGGTATCTTCCAGTTCCAGCCCGCACCGTTCTGTATCCTCGACGAAGTCGATGCGCCGCTCGACGAAACCAACGTTGGCAGGTTCGCCAAGCTCATCGCTGACATGTCGGCCACAACTCAATTTGTTGTCATTACCCATAGCAAGCGGACCATGTCGCAGGCCGACGTCATCTATGGCGTCACCATGCAGGAACCCGGCGTCAGCAAGATCGTCAGTGTCAACTTGAGTCGCCGCGCTGTGGCATAG
- a CDS encoding metal-sensitive transcriptional regulator: MTTRRSASRKIPPKAITASRSADSPERKAVGVDDEIKASNLRRLSRIEGQIRGIQRMVEEDRYCADTLTQISSVQEALRAVARALMRNHLAHCATYAIRNGSNEERHAMYDELLDIIYKNAR, encoded by the coding sequence ATGACAACAAGAAGATCAGCTTCAAGAAAAATTCCACCAAAAGCGATTACTGCATCTCGCTCCGCTGATTCGCCTGAGCGCAAAGCTGTAGGCGTGGATGATGAGATTAAAGCCTCCAACCTGCGTAGGCTAAGCCGGATTGAAGGGCAGATTCGCGGAATACAACGAATGGTCGAAGAGGATCGTTATTGTGCCGATACATTGACGCAGATCTCTTCCGTGCAAGAGGCTCTCCGTGCCGTCGCCAGGGCTCTTATGCGAAATCACCTCGCTCATTGTGCTACCTACGCTATTCGTAACGGCTCAAATGAGGAGAGGCACGCAATGTACGACGAGCTTCTGGACATTATTTATAAGAACGCCCGCTAG